Part of the Phycisphaerae bacterium genome, GGAATGCGTCGTGCGCGGGATCCCGGCGGTGTCGAGCGACCTGGGGGGGTTTGGCGATTACGTGATGGAGCACTTCCCCGACCACGACGCGAACGGGATGTTCGTCGCCCGGCGGCGCGGGACCAGTTTCCAGGCGACCGTCGGACAGGTGGCCGAGTGGCTGTATGGCCTGACGCGCATGTCGCGGCGCGAGCGGATCGGACTGCGGAACCGCACGGAAAGCCACGGGCAGTTCTTCGACTGGAACAACCTGATCGGCTACTACGTGACGGCCCACAAGATGGCGTTGCGGGCCCGACACCCCTACGAAGAACTGGTGCCCGTCGATCCCGAGCTGGATGTCGAGCCGCGCGAGACGCCGGAGCCGGCTCCCCGGCGGACGGCCAAGCGGCGCGCGGGCGGCGGCCGGCGGAAAGCAGCGGCAGGACGCAGTTGATAACTCCGGCTGCGCACCGGGCTTTCACACAACACGGGGGCGGCGGAGAGGCGGCGCCTTGTTGCCACCGTCTGTTTACACTCCGCTTTCAGTTCAGGGGTCCGGTGTGCCACTGCGCTTGGGCAGTGCTTCCTGCGTGCCGCTCCTCTTGAGCTGTGTTCCAGGCTGCCACCGCGCGGGCGGGCGGGTTAGAATGCGGGCACGATCGATCCAGGTCCGCAGGTGCGACCCAAGGAGACGAGCATGACCAGGGCTTTACGGTGTCTGGCGGTCCGGTGGCGGTGCGCGGCGGCAGGCGCAGCGCTGCTGTTGTGGCCCGGCCTGTGCGCAGCGGCCGACGAGCACGCGCTACTCGGGCTGATGGAGGACGAGCTGAAACTCTCGATGCAGAAGCTCGTCGGATCCGAGGACGTCAAGCCGTACTTTCTCCAGTACTGGGTCACCGACGAGGACCAAATGCGCGTCAGCGCCACGCTCGGGTCCCTGACGCAGGACCTCGCCAACCACAGCCGGGTGCTCGACGTCGATGTGCGCTGCGGCGACTACGCCCTGGATTCCACGCGCCAGATCCGCGGAGGCGGGTCGGCCGGCGGCCTGGATGCGGGTGCCCGCGGAGCGGCGAACCTGCCACTGAACGGCGACCCGCTGGCCACGCGCCAGACGATCTGGCTGACGACCGACAACCGGTTCAAGGCCGCGGTGAAGCGCCTCGCGCAGGTGAAGGCAAACGTCAAGGTAAAAGTCGAGGAAGAAGACCCGTCCGATGACTTTTCGCGGGAGCAGCCGTCTGTGCACATCGCGCCGTGGATCCGCCAGAGCGTGGACCGCGCGCAGGTCGCCCAGCGCGTCAAGCGCCTGTCCGAGCGCTTTCGCCGGGAGCCGCTGATCTACAGCTCGAGCGTCACCTTCGCGGGAGGCACGACGAACCGGCTGGCGGTGAACTCCGAGGGCAGCAAACTCCAGTTTGGCCGCGGCGCGTGGCGCATCGGCATCTCGGCGTCGACGATCGCGGACGACGGAATGGAACTGCGGCAGTTCAAGGCGTTCGACGCCGCCGCCCCGGAGCATCTGCCGGACGATGCCGACGTACAGCAGGCGGTGGACCAGGTGATTGCGGAGCTGCTGGCGCTGCGCAGCGCGCCGGTGGTCGACCCGTACATCGGGCCGGCGATCCTGATGAACCGCGCGAGCGGCGTGTTCTTCCACGAGATATTCGGCCACCGGATCGAGGGGCACCGGCAGAAGGACGTCGAGGAGGGGCAGACCTTTGCCAAGAAGATCGGGCACGAAGTGCTGCCCGCGTTCATGAGCGTCGTCGACGATCCGACGCAGCGCCAATTCAACGGGCGCGACCTGAACGGGTTCTACGAGTTCGACGACGAGTGCGTCCCCGGCCAGCCGGCGCGCATCGTCGAAAACGGCGTGCTGAAGACGTTCCTGCTGTCACGCAGCCCGACGCGCGGGTTCACCCGGTCCAACGGCCATGGGCGCCGGCAGCCTGGCGCGCAGGTGGTCGCGCGCCAGGGAAACCTGATCATCGAGTCCAGCAAGCAGGTGCCGTTCGCGCAGCTAAGGGCCATGCTGATCGAGGAATGCCGGAAACAGGGCAAGGAATTCGGGCTGCTGTTCGATGACATCTCCGGAGGGTTCACAACGACGGGGCGCTATTCCCCGCAGGCGTTCAAGGTGGAGCCGATCCTCGTGTACCGCGTGTACACCGACGGGCGGCCCGATGAGCTGGTGCGCGGCGTGGACATCGTCGGCACGCCACTGACGTGCTTCTCGAAGATCCTGTGCGCGGCGGATGACGCGGACATTTTCAACGGCTATTGCGGGGCGGAGTCGGGCTCGGTGCCGGTGTCGGCTATATCGCCGAGCATCCTGGTCGAACAAATCGAGGTCGAGAAGAAGCAGAAGGCCCAGGACCGACCGCCGATTCTGACCTCCCCCATCGCGGCGGAGCTGAGGTGACGGGCACATGCCGAGCCGCCCGAACAACGCAAGCGACCATCCGGCCGCCGGCGTCCGCGCTGGCCGGCCGGTCCACGCAGGAGAGCGCGCATGAGACAACTCGGTAACCTGGCGCTACTGGCGATGGTGTGGGGAGCGGCCCCGGTGTGGGCCGACGAGCCCGCTCAAGCGCAGATGAAGACGGACGTGGTGCTGCGCGCGCTCGTCGACGAGCTGGAGCGCAACCACGCGGAACTGACGCTCGAAGACCTGGCACGCCCGTACTTCATCGAATATGGACTGACGGATTCGAACCGCTGCGCCGTCGTCGCGGAACTGGGCGCGGTCACCAGCCGCGCCGACAGCCGCAGCCGCGTGCTGATGACCGATGTGCGCGTGGGATCGTATGAGCTGGACAACAGCAACTTCCAGGGCGGCGGGTACGGTGGCCGCCGCGGCATGTCCGACGCCGACCTGCCGCTCGAAGACGACTACCAAGCGATCCGGCAGGCGATCTGGTGGGCCACCGATCGCAACTACAAGGACGTGGTCGAGACGCTCGTGCAGAAGCAGGCGTTCATGGAAAGCAAGCTGATTGAGGACAAGCCAGACGATTTCACGCGCGAGACGCCGGCCGTGTACTTCGAGGACCGCATCGACCTGGCCCTCGAGACCGCTGGCTTCGCCGACCTCGCCACCGAGCTGTCCGCCGTGTTCCGGGAATTCCCGGAGGTGCAAAGCAGCGGCGTCAGCATCAACGCCTATGCCGGCAATCGCTACCTGGTGAACACGGAGGGCTCGCGGTTGCGCACGGCCGGGCAGCGCTTCTCGATCGCCGTCAATGCGACCGTGCAAGCCGACGACGGCATGAAATTGGCGGACGCGTTCACGGTCTACGGCCGCGCGGCGGGGGAGTTGCCGCCGCGCGCGGAGCTGCTGGCCCGCTGCCGGCAGATGGCCACGCAGTTGAGCGCGCTGCGGAGCGCGCCGGTGCTGGACTCCTACACCGGCCCCGTGTTGTTCGACGCCGAGGCCGCCGCAAGCATCTTCGCGCGGCAGTTCAGCGCCGCGTTCGCCGGCGGACAGCGTCCCATCGGCAGCCGCACGAACCCCGACGACTTCGCGAACATGCTGAACAAGCGCATCTTGCCGCGGTTTCTGCACGTGGTGGACAATCCAGCCCTGCAGCAACTCGCCGGCATGCCGGTGATGGGCCACTATGTCTATGACGACCAGGCGGTGAAGGCCCAGGCCGTCACGCTGGTGGAGGGCGGCCGGCTCAAGGCGCTGCTCATGTCGCGCAACCCCTCCAAGGAGTTCAAGCAGTCCAACGGCCACGGGCGCGGGACGTACGGTGCGCGGGCCGGCATCGGCTGCCTCGTCGTCTCGGCCCAGCCACCCACCGATGCGCCGGACCTGCGGCAGGAACTGCTCGACGCCTGTGCCGAGGAAGGCCTGGAATTCGGGATCCGCATCGCCTCACTGAGCAGCGCCGTGGACGAGGCCCTCCCGCGCGGCATGCGCGGCCGCGGCGTCGACGTGGCCGAACTCATGGCCCGCCGCAGCGCCGGCATCACGCCCCTGGCCATCTACAAGGTGTATCCGGACGGGCGCGAAGAGCTGGTGCGCGGGGCGGAGATCGCCCGCATCGATCTCAAGGCCTTCAAGCGCATACTTGCCGCCGGCGACACACCCTTCGTGCTGAACTCAGCCAGCGGCGGCGCTTATCAGACCGTGGCCGCGCCGGCGCTGCTGTTTGAAGAACTGGATTTGGCGAAGATCGATCGCGACTTCGACAAGCCGCCGATCCTCCCGGCCCCGCTGGCCCGCCAGCCATAACCCCGCGCGCGGCGCGCGAAGGAGAGAGCGACATGGCAAACCCGGAGCAACTGCGTCCAGCCGTGCGGAAGTTCCTTGCGCAGGACCCGGTCCGCATGTTCATCGGGGGCCAGTGGGTCACGGCGGCAGAAGGCGGGACGTTCCAGACCGTGGATCCCGGCGACGGCAGTGTGCTGGCCACCGTCGCCGAGGGCCGGGCCACCGACATCGATCGTGCGGTGAATGCCGCCCGGACGGCGTTTCGCAGCAGCGGCTGGGCCAGCATGACGGTGCAGGAGCGCAGCGTGCTGCTGCACCGGCTGGCGGACCTGGTCGATCAAAACCGGGCCGACCTCGCGCAGCTCGAGTCGCTCGACGTCGGCAAGCCGCTGCCGCAGGCCGACGGTTTTGATGTGCCCAACGTCGCCCAGACGCTGCGCTGGTACGCCGATCTGGCGGTGCACACACGCCGTCGTGAGCCCATCCCCGTCTCCGGCTACGACGCGCAGCAGATTCGCGTGCCGTATGGCGTGGCAGCATTCGTGCTGCCGTGGAACTTCCCGCTGCTCCTGGTCGGCTGGAACATCTCGCCCGCCCTGGCCGCCGGCAACACGGTGATCATCAAGCCGGCCGAGGACACGCCGCTGAGCACGCTGTACTTCGGCCAGCTCGCCGAGCAGGCGGGCCTGCCGGCCGGCGTCATCAATGTCGTGCCGGGCTACGGCGAGACCGCTGGCAAAGCGCTGGCGGAGCATCCCGGGATCAACCGCATGGGCTTCACCGGCTCGCCGGAAGTCGGGCGGCTGATCGCCTCCGCGTGTGGCAAGAATCTCGTTCCGGTGAAGCTGGAGCTGGGCGGCAAGGGTGCGGCGGTCGTGTTCGACGACGTGGCGCCCAAGGCGGTGGCGGAAGCGCTGGTCGGCGCGGTGACGCTGAACACCGGGCAGGTCTGCTGCACGGCGACACGCTGGGTGCTGCACGAGCGCATCTACGACGAGCTGGTGGCTGCCGCTCGGCAGCAGATGGAGCAGATCCGCATCGGGCACGGGCTCGCGGCCGACACGCAGATGGGGCCTGCGGTCAGCGAAAAACAGCGCCGCCGCATTCTCGGCTACATCGAACGGGGTGCGCAGACCGGCGCCGCCGCCGTTCTGCCCGGCGGTCCGGCCGAGGTACCCGGCCACGCGCGCGGCTTCTACGTCAAGCCGGCCCTGCTGGCGGGCGGCCCGGACAATATCTGCGCCCGTGAGGAGATCTTCGGCCCCGTGGCGTACCTGCTGAAGTTCCGCACGGAGCAGGAGGCCATCGAGCTGGTGAATCGGTCGCCGTACGGATTGGCGAACAGCGTGTGGTCGCGCGACCTGGGCCGGGCGCAGCGCGTCGCGGAGACGCTGGTCGCGGGCAATAGCTGGATCAACGCCCACAACCTGTTTCCGCACGGCGTGCCCTACGCGGGCTGCAACCTGTCCGGCTGCGGCGGCGGCGTGCTGGGGGCCGACACGCTGTCGGATTACCTGCGCGCGCAGTCGATCGTGCGACCGCTGAGCTGAGCCTCTTTGGGCTACAAGGACTGCTGCGCTGGACCCATGCACATACTGCCTGTCTATCATCGCATTCTGCTTCTGACTGAAGGTCAGCTCGGCGTGTTTTCGTCGAAGACGGCCGCGTCACTCCTGCGCTACCGCGGGAATGACGTCGTGGGGGTCGTTGATTCGGCCGCCGCCGGGAGGAACATTGCGGACTTCATCCCCTGGGCGCCGCCCGTGCCGATCGTTCCGGACATCGCCGCCACGGCACCGCTGCAGCCCGATGCGCTGTTCGTCGGCGTGGCCCCGGTCGGCGGCGCGCTGCCGGACGACATGCGTGCGCCGGTGGTGGCGGCCCTGAACGCGGGCATCGACGTCGTCAGCGGCATGCACGGCTTTCTGAGCGATGACCCGGAGCTGGTCAGCCTGGCGGCCCGGCGCGGCGCGCGGCTACTGGACCTGCGCCGGCCGCCGGCCGACCGCGTGGTGGCAAG contains:
- a CDS encoding aldehyde dehydrogenase; the protein is MANPEQLRPAVRKFLAQDPVRMFIGGQWVTAAEGGTFQTVDPGDGSVLATVAEGRATDIDRAVNAARTAFRSSGWASMTVQERSVLLHRLADLVDQNRADLAQLESLDVGKPLPQADGFDVPNVAQTLRWYADLAVHTRRREPIPVSGYDAQQIRVPYGVAAFVLPWNFPLLLVGWNISPALAAGNTVIIKPAEDTPLSTLYFGQLAEQAGLPAGVINVVPGYGETAGKALAEHPGINRMGFTGSPEVGRLIASACGKNLVPVKLELGGKGAAVVFDDVAPKAVAEALVGAVTLNTGQVCCTATRWVLHERIYDELVAAARQQMEQIRIGHGLAADTQMGPAVSEKQRRRILGYIERGAQTGAAAVLPGGPAEVPGHARGFYVKPALLAGGPDNICAREEIFGPVAYLLKFRTEQEAIELVNRSPYGLANSVWSRDLGRAQRVAETLVAGNSWINAHNLFPHGVPYAGCNLSGCGGGVLGADTLSDYLRAQSIVRPLS